The nucleotide window AACGGCGTCGTGCGCGGATCGGCGCGGGCGCCGGACGGCGTGGTGCTGGCCGATGTCCTCGGAACGCAGGCGAATCTGCTCGACGCCTGGGGCGGGCATGCCCAGGCGGCGGGGTTCTCCGTGCGGCCCGAGCGCGTGGATGCGCTGCGCGACGGCCTGGTTCGGGAGCTGGAGCGAGCGGGCGTCCAGGCGCCGGCGGAGCCGCGGTTGGACGCCGACTGCCGCGTCTACCCGCGCACCGTGACCTGGGAGACCTATGAGTTGACCCAACAGCTGGGACCGTTCGGCGAGGCGCATGCCGAACCGCGATTCGTGGTGGAAAATGTGGCCATTGACGAAACTCGGGTCGTGGGCTCGACGCATCTCGTCCTGCGCTTTGCGGAGCTGGGCGCGGATGTGGAGGGCATCTGGTTCGGACAGGCGGATCTGCGCCACGAGATTCCGCCGGGCCGGCGCTGCGACGCGGCGTTTCGTCTGAACCTGCGTACGTTCAATGACGAGACGCGGCTGCAAATGCTCATCGACGACATCCGCCACACGGCGGCCTAGCGGAGGCGTCGCATGCCAGTTTCAGTGACGGCCACGCTGGCGCCGATGGTAAGCGCGGACACGCCCGCGCTGGCCATCGACGAGTTGCTGGAGCGGGTCGCCGCCTACACGCCCGCCGACGATCAGCCCGAGGCCGGCGAGCTCATCCGCCGCGCCTACGACGCCGCCGAGCGGGCGCACGCGCCGCAGAAACGGCTATCCGGCGAGCCCTACATCCAGCACGTGCTGGCGGTGGCCATGCTGGTGGCCGATCTGCACCTCGATGCCGACACCGTGGCCGCCGGCCTGCTGCACGACGCGGTCGAAGACACCAGCCTGAGCCTGGAGGTGATCAGGCGGCAGTTCGGGAGCGGGGTAGCGGAACTGGTCGATGGGGTGACCAAGCTGGAGCGCGTCACCGTGGCGAGCCTGGACGAGCAGCAGGCGCAAAACCTGCGCAAGGTGCTGCTGGCGATGGCGCGCGATGTGCGCGTGGTGCTGATCAAGCTCGCCGACCGCCTGCACAACGTGCGCACCGCCTGGGTGTATTCGGCCGAGAAGCGCGCCCGGTATGGGGAGGAAACACTCGAGATCTTCGCGCCCCTGGCCGGGCGCCTGGGAATCGAGGAATGGCGCTGGCAGTTGGAGGACTACGCGCTCAAGCTGCTGGACCCCGATCGCTACCGCGACCTGGCCCGCTGGCTGCTGGCCGAGCGGCGCGCGCGAGAGGCCGCCATCGCCGAGGTGCAGGAGCAACTGCGCGGCGGCCTGGACGACGCGGGCATCGACGCCCACATCCAGAGCCGGGTCAAGCACATCTACAGCATCGAGCGAAAGATCCGGCGCAAGGGCGCCGACCGCGAGTCGATCTACGACATTCTGGCAATCCGCGTGATCGTGAACTCGCAGCAGGACTGCTATGGCGCGCTGGGCGTGGTGCACGGGGCCTGGCGCCATATCCCGGTCGAGTTCGACGACTACATCTCGGCGCCCAAGGAAAACGGCTACCAGTCGCTGCACACCGCCGTGCTGGGGCCCGACGGCAAGCCGGTCGAAGTGCAGATCCGCACCCGCGAGATGCACCAAAACGCGGAGTATGGCGTGGCGGCGCACTGGCGCTACAAGGAGGGCGGCCCGCTTGGGCCCGAGGCCTTCCTGGACAAGCTGGCCTGGATCCGGCAGATCCTGAGCTGGCAGGAGGACGGCGACTCGGCGGGGGCCTTTGTAGACGCCGTCAAGACCGATTTCTTCAGCGACACCGTGTTCGTCTTCACGCCCAAGGGCGAGGTCAAGGACTTTCCCATCGGCAGCACGCCGCTGGACTTTGCCTATCGCATCCACAGCGACGTGGGCCACTCCTGCATCGGGGCCAAGGTGAACCGCCGCCTGGTGCCGCTGGACCACGAGCTGGAAAACGGCGACGTGGTGGAGATCCTGACCAGCACCAGCAGCAAGGGGCCCAGCCGGGCGTGGCTGTCGCAGGTGCGCACGGCGCATGCCCGCGACAAGATTCGCCGCTGGTTCAAGCGGCACGAAAAGGCCGAGAACGTCGTCTCGGGCCGCGCGCTGCTCGACCGGGAGTTGCGGCGCGTGGGTCAGGGCGGGGTCGCGAACGTGCCGGACGCCGACCTGAAGGCGATTGCCACCTCGCTGGGGTACCTGGACGTCGAGAGCCTGCTGGCCGGCGTCGGCTACGGCGCCACCACGGTGCATCAGGTCGTGACGCGGCTGCGGCTCACCCCGGAGGTGGCGGAGCCGGAGCTGCCGGAAACGCTGGAGCCGGACGAGCGGCGCGAGGTGCAGCCGCTGGTCAACGTGCTGGGCGCGGGCAATCTGCTCACGCGGGTGGCGGCCTGCTGCCATCCGCTGCCCGGCGACGACATCGTGGGGTTCATCACCCGCGGCCACGGGGTCAGCATCCACCGCCGCAGCTGCGCCAACGTGCGCAACGTGTCCGAGCCCGAGCGCCTGGTGCCCGTGTCCTGGGCCGACCGGCTGGTCGAGACGGATACCGACCTGCCCGTCCGACTGGCGAGCTGTTGCACGCCGAGGCTCGGCCGACGCATCGAGGGCGTGGCCAAGAACGGCGCGGTGGAGGTGCACCGGCGCACGTGCCGCGAGCTGGCGGGCGAGACCGACGCGCGGGTGCCGGTGCGCTGGATCGAGGACGACTCGCAAAGCCTGCCGGTCAGCATCCGCGTGGTGGCGCACGACCGCGAAGGGCTGACGCACGACATCACCGGCATCATCCGCGAAGAAGGGCTCAACATCGCCACCATGTCGGTGCGCACCAACCGGCGGCACGAGGCCACCTTCCGGCTCACCGTCGCGCTGCGCAGCGTGGCCCAGCTGGCCCGGCTGCTGCGGCGCATCGAGACCGTCCGCAGCGTGGTCGCGGTCTCACGCGAGGGTGCGCGGGCGCGGTAGCCGCTACGACCCTGGCTCCCGGCAGTTGACGGGGCGACGAGGTATGGCCACGAGCGGGGCACGGGGTACCGTGAGCCGAGTCCGGCGAGCGACGAACCACACCATTGGAGAAGTCATGGCCGAGCAACTGGCGACCGCGACGTTGGGACGAACGGGCCTGGAAGTGACGCGCCTGGGATTCGGCGCGATGGAGATTCGCGGGGGGACGCGCGGGCGCCCCACCAGCGATGCCGAGGCGGAGGCCATCCTCGCGGCAGTGCTCGATGCCGGGATCACCTATATCGACACGTCCAACGACTACGGGCGGAGCGAGGAGCTGATCGGTCGGTTCATCTCCAACCGGCGGGACGAGTATTTCCTGGCCACCAAGTGCGGCTGCGTGGGACCCGCTGGCGGCCAGCACGTGTGGACGCGCGAGAACCTGATGCGCGGGCTGGAGCAGAGCCTGGAGCTGCTGCGCACCGACTACGTCGACGTGATGCAACTGCACGGCGCGTCCGTCGAGGAATCGGAGCGCGAGGGCGTGGTGGACACGCTGAACGCCATGCGCGAGCAGGGCAAGGTGCGGCACATCGCGACGTCGACCTCGGTGCCGAACCTGCCGACGTTCATCGAGTGGGGGGCCTTCGATCTGTTTCAGATTCCCTATTCGGCGCTGAACCGCGAGCACGAGGCGTGGATCAGCACGTCGGCTGAAGCTGGGATCGGGACCGTGATCCGCGGTGGCGTGCAAAAGGGCGAGCCCGGCGAAGGCGGCGGCCGGGCCGATGCCTGGGAGAAGTTCGAGCAGGCCGGACTGGACGAGTTGCGCGCCGAGGGCGAGAGCCGCACAGCCTTCATGCTGCGCTACACGCTGAGCCACCCGGACGTGCACACGATCATCGTGGGCACGAAGAACCCGGACCACCTGCGGGAGAACCTGGAGACTGAGCGGCGCGGTCCCCTGGCCCCGGATGTCTACGCCGAGGCCAAGCGCCGGCTGGACGCCATCGGCGAGGCGCCCGCGAGCGCGGGCTAGGCAGCGCCAGACACGGTGGAGAGAGTCCTGGTGACTAAGGTGCTCCTTGTCGGCCGATCGATGGAGTGGTGAGCGAGTGGGAACCGGGGAAGGCTTCGCGGAGGCGCTGCGCGCCGGCGATGCCGCGGCTGTTAGAAGCTTTCCGAAGACCGACCTCCACGCGCACGGGTACATCAGCGCCCGCATCGAGAGCCTCGAACGACGGCTTGGCCACGCGCTGCTGAGACCCCCGCGCCGCATGAACGGCCTGGGGGAGTTTCAGGAGTATCTGCGGTTGGCCATTGACCCCTACGTCGGCACAATCGAAGGTGCGGAGCTTGCCGCGGCAGTGGCCGTGGCCGACGCCGTCGACGACGGCGTGTCGGTGTTCGAGATGAGCTTCGATATCTGGCCCGTGCCCCTCTATCCCGACGGCCTGCACGGATACATCCGCATTCTTCGATTGCTGGACGAGCAATGCGCCGACCGCATTCAACTGCGGCCGGAACTCGGCTTCTCACGACGCTACGCATCCAACGCCGCGCTCATGGACCGTGCCGCCGAGGCCGTCGCGTCCGGGTTCTTTACCTCCATCGATCTCTACAGCACCGAGGACGCCTGCGCCCCCGAGGATGTGCAGCCGCTCTACGCGCAGGCGCGCGCCCAGGGAATGATGCTCAAGGCGCACGTGGGCGAGTTCGGCAGCGCCGAAGACGTCCGCCGGACGGTCGAGGTGTTGGACCTCAACGAGGTGCAGCACGGCATTGCCGCCGCCGATTGCCCCGACGTCATGCGGTGGCTCGCGGACAGAGGCGTGCGGCTCAATGTCTGTCCGACCAGCAACGTGATGCTGGGCGTGGTGGCGGAGCTCTCGGAGCATCCGATCCGCCGGCTCCACGATCACGGCGTCGCGGTGACGGTGAACTCGGACGACCTCACGGTGTTTGGGCAAAGCGTCTCGGACGAATACCTGAACCTATTCCGGGCTGGGGTGTTTACCGCTGAGGAGCTCGACGGTATTCGCGTGGCGGCGCTCGCCAGCCGCGGCAGCTAGACGCGCCGAACTACGGCTTGCATGCCGCTCGGTCGATACGCCGTAGAAGCCGGACGAGGAACCCTTTGAGTTCCGGGTCCTGCGTGAGGCAAAGGGCGTGATGCGCGCTGCTGGCGGCCTCCGTGTGAGCGCCGGTCTTGAACAAGCTGCTTGCCAGCCAGGCGTACGCCTCCGCCTCTAAACCCGGATCGATGCCGAGTGCGAGCGCGTTTCGGTAGTGGGGGATCGCCTGGGCTTCCCGACCGTTGTTGTCGTGGAAGAGGGCAAGGTTGTAGTGAGCCTGAGCCATCGCCTGCTTTGTCGTCGCCCGGTCCAGCGCGGCGGTCAGCGAACCGAGGCTCCGGCGCTTTCGCAACTGCTTCTCCACAGTCGGAGACTCCACCCCTCGTCACATTATTCGAGAAGCAGCGCCCCGGCGCCCCAGGCTGCGGCTCACGCCGTCGCGGACCCGCGCTCCGGGCTGGCAATGCTGACCTAGACGCGAAGATGGCCTCGCTACCCGGCGCCGGGCGACGTTTAAGGGGCGGCCCGGGCCGACGCGTCCTCACCGTGCAGCCAGCGGAGGCCGCCGGGCCAGCCGCGCATGGACTGCTCCAGGATCGAGCGGGTGTAGGGGTTGAGCCCGCTGACCGTGAAGTCGTAGCGGTCGGCCTCCCACACGAAGTAGTTCACGATGGCCGCGCCCAGGAACTGCGCCGGCGAGCTGTAGCCTCCATGAAGCCGCCGGTGGGCGGCGATGAGGTCCGGGGCGCGCTTGAGCTCCCATGCCGATGCCGGAGCGCCGTCTCCGTGCCGGTAGACGACCCCGTTCACGACATCGACGCAGCCCCAGCGTCCGTGGCGCAGCACTTCGACGATCACATGACCGCTGTATGCCGCCGAGGTGTTGAAGAGGCACACCAACCTGGCCGGCAATCCGGCGACTTGGCATAGAACGCAGCCAACACGGGACAAATCGGTGCACCAGTCGGTGCCCCGCTCGACGATGGCCTCCTCGTGGCCGCCCAGCAGAAAATCGTCGAGACCCAGATCGTCGGCGGCCTCGGCAATGTCGGCGCACCACCGGACTATGCCGTCGACAATCTGCTCGGGGTCCGTGGCGCCGTCGGTCGCCGCGCGCAGGAAGCGCTCCAACTCGGGACGTGATCCGGGGCGATAGCGCGACGTGGTGGGCGTGTAGGACCCATAGAGGTAGTCGGCGGTCGCCGCGTGAAGCCGGATCATGCGTTGCGACAGCACCCGGTCGACCGATCCGGCGGCGTGGGCGTCGCCGGCCAGCATGACCCGGTAGGCCGGACCGAACTGGCCTTCGCCGACATGTTTGGCGATCTCAGGCGGTGTTTCGAGGGAGGGCATGGGTCGAGATTACCTGGCGCCGGTGTGCGGGCCGACGAAACCCGCGTCAGTCGCTCAGGTTTTTCCCACGCCCGCGCGCCACTGGCTCCAACCGGTCACCCACGATCCGGCGGTAGTAGCAGCTGTGGCGCGCTGCCCCGTCCTCCAGGGTGTGGCACACGCCGCCCTTGCGCAGCCGGACGAGATACAGCAGCGAGTTCTGTTCGCAATTCACGCGCACGTCGACGATGTCCAGCTGGTTGCCGGACGTTTCGCCCTTGACCCACAGGCGATCTCGCGAAAGGCTCCAGAACGCCGCCACGCCTTCGCGCAAGGTGTGGTCGAGGGCGGCCTTGTTCACGTGGGCCAGCACCAGCACGTCGTGGGAGTCGACATCCTGGGCCACGACGGGCAGCACCCCCTGGCCGCTGGCGGAGAAGAACCGCTCGAAATCGAGAGCGATGTCGCAGCATTCCTCCAGCTCCTCGGTGCTGTCGAGCTCGCGTGGGTGTTTCCAGGCCATGAGGATCCTCCGGTGAATCTGATTGTGCGAAGTCTGCCGCGAGCGGGGCTCACTCCAGCGGGGCGGCGGGCGCCAATGCAACACCGCCAGGGTCTACGGAGATTTGGAGCCTGGCCGCCCGCTCGTAGTATGCTTTGTCACCACCCCTATCGCTTCGCCGGTAGGGTCGAGACCGCCCGGAAGGGCGGTCTCTGTCTTTGTATGGGAGTCGAGATTGGTCACTAACGTCTACATCGACGGCTTCAATCTCTACTACCGCGCCCTGAAGGACACGCCTTTCAGGTGGCTCGACCTGCGAAAGCTGGCCGAGACGCTCTTTCCGCAAGAAGACATCCGCAGGGTCTGCTACTTCACGGCCCGTCTCAATGTTCGCCCCGGCAATCCCAATCAGCCCCGTCGCCAGCTCATCTACCTGAGAGCCCTGGCGACGCTGCCGGGCTTCTACGCCTACTACGGCGTCTTCCGGTCCGGCGTCAAGCGTCGCCCTCTGGTGGAGCCGGTGGTGGGGCTACCGTCTCACGTTCTGGTAAGGGACTCGGAGGAGTAGGGGTCTGACGTGAACCTAGCTACCCGTCTCCTGGTGGACGGATTCAACGGCGAGTACGAGCAGGCGGTGGTCGTGTCCAACGATGCCGACTTCGCCGGGGCCATGCGGTACGTGCGTGACGACCTGGGCCTTCGAGTCACGCTCGTCAATCCCGACCCCAAGACCAGCAGTCCGAGAGAGTTGGCGGACGCCGCCACCTACGTCAGGCGCCTCTGGAAGAGCCATCTGCGACGGAGCCAGTTTTCCGACACACTGAAGGATGAGGTAGGAAGCGTCACCAAGCCGGCGGGGTGGTGACTCTCGGCGCTAGCAAACTGGAATTCATGCTTGTAGTGGCAAACAAGACCAATACCAGGGACGCACGATGAATGCCGTCGTCACCGACACCCGCCGCACGCCCGGAGTCACGGTCCAGCCGGTGCCGATCGGGGCCGTGTGGATCGGGGACGGATTCTGGCGCGGCTGGCTGGACCGGCTCTACGACGTGACGCTGCCCACGCAGCATGCGCAGTGCGAGGCCACCGGACGCCTGGACAACATCCGGCGCGTCTCGGGCCGCGTGGATGCGCCGTTTCGGGGGCGCTACTACGACGAGTCCGACGTTTACAAGTGGCTTGAGGCCGCCAGCTGGGCGCTGGCGGGCCGTGACGATCGGCGGCTGCGAGCGCAGGTGGACGCGCTGGTCG belongs to Chloroflexota bacterium and includes:
- a CDS encoding adenosine deaminase produces the protein MGTGEGFAEALRAGDAAAVRSFPKTDLHAHGYISARIESLERRLGHALLRPPRRMNGLGEFQEYLRLAIDPYVGTIEGAELAAAVAVADAVDDGVSVFEMSFDIWPVPLYPDGLHGYIRILRLLDEQCADRIQLRPELGFSRRYASNAALMDRAAEAVASGFFTSIDLYSTEDACAPEDVQPLYAQARAQGMMLKAHVGEFGSAEDVRRTVEVLDLNEVQHGIAAADCPDVMRWLADRGVRLNVCPTSNVMLGVVAELSEHPIRRLHDHGVAVTVNSDDLTVFGQSVSDEYLNLFRAGVFTAEELDGIRVAALASRGS
- a CDS encoding tetratricopeptide repeat protein produces the protein MEKQLRKRRSLGSLTAALDRATTKQAMAQAHYNLALFHDNNGREAQAIPHYRNALALGIDPGLEAEAYAWLASSLFKTGAHTEAASSAHHALCLTQDPELKGFLVRLLRRIDRAACKP
- a CDS encoding NYN domain-containing protein, with protein sequence MNLATRLLVDGFNGEYEQAVVVSNDADFAGAMRYVRDDLGLRVTLVNPDPKTSSPRELADAATYVRRLWKSHLRRSQFSDTLKDEVGSVTKPAGW
- a CDS encoding aldo/keto reductase; this encodes MAEQLATATLGRTGLEVTRLGFGAMEIRGGTRGRPTSDAEAEAILAAVLDAGITYIDTSNDYGRSEELIGRFISNRRDEYFLATKCGCVGPAGGQHVWTRENLMRGLEQSLELLRTDYVDVMQLHGASVEESEREGVVDTLNAMREQGKVRHIATSTSVPNLPTFIEWGAFDLFQIPYSALNREHEAWISTSAEAGIGTVIRGGVQKGEPGEGGGRADAWEKFEQAGLDELRAEGESRTAFMLRYTLSHPDVHTIIVGTKNPDHLRENLETERRGPLAPDVYAEAKRRLDAIGEAPASAG
- a CDS encoding bifunctional (p)ppGpp synthetase/guanosine-3',5'-bis(diphosphate) 3'-pyrophosphohydrolase, encoding MPVSVTATLAPMVSADTPALAIDELLERVAAYTPADDQPEAGELIRRAYDAAERAHAPQKRLSGEPYIQHVLAVAMLVADLHLDADTVAAGLLHDAVEDTSLSLEVIRRQFGSGVAELVDGVTKLERVTVASLDEQQAQNLRKVLLAMARDVRVVLIKLADRLHNVRTAWVYSAEKRARYGEETLEIFAPLAGRLGIEEWRWQLEDYALKLLDPDRYRDLARWLLAERRAREAAIAEVQEQLRGGLDDAGIDAHIQSRVKHIYSIERKIRRKGADRESIYDILAIRVIVNSQQDCYGALGVVHGAWRHIPVEFDDYISAPKENGYQSLHTAVLGPDGKPVEVQIRTREMHQNAEYGVAAHWRYKEGGPLGPEAFLDKLAWIRQILSWQEDGDSAGAFVDAVKTDFFSDTVFVFTPKGEVKDFPIGSTPLDFAYRIHSDVGHSCIGAKVNRRLVPLDHELENGDVVEILTSTSSKGPSRAWLSQVRTAHARDKIRRWFKRHEKAENVVSGRALLDRELRRVGQGGVANVPDADLKAIATSLGYLDVESLLAGVGYGATTVHQVVTRLRLTPEVAEPELPETLEPDERREVQPLVNVLGAGNLLTRVAACCHPLPGDDIVGFITRGHGVSIHRRSCANVRNVSEPERLVPVSWADRLVETDTDLPVRLASCCTPRLGRRIEGVAKNGAVEVHRRTCRELAGETDARVPVRWIEDDSQSLPVSIRVVAHDREGLTHDITGIIREEGLNIATMSVRTNRRHEATFRLTVALRSVAQLARLLRRIETVRSVVAVSREGARAR
- a CDS encoding phosphoribosyl-AMP cyclohydrolase; the protein is MAWKHPRELDSTEELEECCDIALDFERFFSASGQGVLPVVAQDVDSHDVLVLAHVNKAALDHTLREGVAAFWSLSRDRLWVKGETSGNQLDIVDVRVNCEQNSLLYLVRLRKGGVCHTLEDGAARHSCYYRRIVGDRLEPVARGRGKNLSD